The Thiorhodovibrio litoralis genome includes a window with the following:
- the queG gene encoding tRNA epoxyqueuosine(34) reductase QueG gives MTPEALTEHIKIWGRELGFQQLGIAGCDLSGAESHLRDWLARGWHGEMDYMARHGSKRSRPGELLPGTLRVICARMDYLPEALEDIHTSCDHPIQAFISRYALGRDYHKVLRARLKQLALRIEAEIGTFQWRPLVDSAPVMEKPLAQAAGLGWIGKHTNLIHPRAGSWFFLGELYVNLALPVDEPLPSHCGRCSACMDVCPTGAIVNPYQLDARLCISYLTIELAGAIPQPLRPLIGNRIYGCDDCQLVCPWNRFARLTTEADFRPREGLDRASLITLFAWDETEFLQRTQGSAMRRIGHQRWLRNIAVALGNAEPDATVVQALHARCDHPSALVREHVTWALERQQQRRRSTTAAPNIHKNQ, from the coding sequence TTGACCCCCGAAGCGCTCACTGAGCACATCAAAATCTGGGGCCGAGAGCTCGGCTTTCAGCAGCTCGGCATCGCCGGCTGCGATCTGAGCGGCGCGGAGTCCCACCTGCGCGACTGGCTCGCACGCGGTTGGCATGGGGAAATGGACTACATGGCCCGGCACGGCAGCAAACGCAGCCGCCCAGGCGAGCTACTACCGGGCACACTGCGGGTAATCTGCGCGCGTATGGATTATTTACCGGAAGCGCTGGAGGACATCCATACATCCTGTGATCACCCCATCCAGGCCTTCATCTCCCGCTATGCGCTCGGGCGCGATTATCACAAGGTCCTGCGCGCGCGGCTGAAACAGCTCGCCCTTCGCATCGAGGCTGAAATCGGCACCTTCCAGTGGCGCCCGCTGGTCGACTCAGCCCCCGTCATGGAAAAACCACTCGCGCAAGCGGCCGGCCTGGGCTGGATCGGCAAGCACACTAACCTGATCCATCCGCGCGCCGGCTCCTGGTTCTTTTTGGGCGAGCTCTATGTCAACCTGGCCCTACCGGTCGACGAGCCCCTGCCCAGCCACTGCGGGCGCTGCAGCGCGTGCATGGATGTCTGCCCCACCGGCGCTATCGTCAACCCCTACCAACTGGACGCACGCCTGTGCATCTCTTATCTGACCATCGAGCTGGCCGGCGCCATCCCGCAGCCGCTGCGCCCGCTGATCGGTAACCGAATTTATGGCTGCGACGACTGCCAGCTGGTCTGCCCGTGGAACCGTTTTGCCCGACTGACCACCGAGGCCGACTTCCGCCCGCGCGAGGGACTCGACCGCGCCAGCTTGATCACTCTGTTCGCTTGGGATGAAACTGAATTCTTGCAGCGCACCCAAGGCAGCGCAATGAGGCGCATCGGTCACCAGCGCTGGCTGCGCAATATCGCCGTCGCACTCGGCAACGCCGAACCCGACGCAACCGTGGTCCAGGCGCTTCATGCCCGCTGCGACCATCCCAGCGCGCTGGTCCGCGAGCATGTCACCTGGGCGCTGGAACGCCAGCAGCAGCGGCGCCGGTCGACGACGGCAGCACCGAATATCCACAAAAACCAGTGA
- the tsaE gene encoding tRNA (adenosine(37)-N6)-threonylcarbamoyltransferase complex ATPase subunit type 1 TsaE, with protein MLRAGQRLADSLSPWLGSCSEIEVAGDAPIGSEGGAIIFLHGQLGAGKTTLVRGLLRALGVEGAVRSPTYTLIEPYDIETDLGLKRVFHLDLYRLADPEELDYLGWQELLGEGGLLLIEWPERGAGLLPSPDLRIEIVMQSPGRALSLSGRGPWREVAAAAVRGLAATGS; from the coding sequence ATGTTGCGCGCTGGACAACGGCTTGCGGATTCACTCTCGCCCTGGCTGGGCTCCTGTTCGGAGATAGAGGTTGCAGGCGATGCCCCGATTGGCTCCGAAGGCGGTGCGATCATATTCCTGCACGGGCAGCTCGGTGCTGGCAAGACCACCCTGGTGCGCGGCCTGCTGCGCGCACTGGGTGTCGAGGGTGCGGTGCGCAGTCCCACCTATACCCTGATCGAGCCCTACGACATCGAGACAGACTTGGGACTGAAGCGCGTGTTTCATCTCGATCTCTATCGCCTGGCCGACCCCGAAGAGCTCGATTATCTCGGCTGGCAGGAACTGCTGGGCGAGGGCGGTCTGCTGCTGATCGAATGGCCCGAGCGCGGCGCCGGGCTGCTGCCATCGCCGGACTTGCGCATTGAGATCGTCATGCAGTCGCCGGGTCGTGCGCTGTCATTGAGCGGGCGTGGGCCATGGCGGGAGGTCGCCGCCGCTGCAGTCCGCGGCCTGGCGGCAACGGGCTCTTGA
- a CDS encoding NAD(P)H-hydrate dehydratase → MTRLMPKKDRLPYALYRAEQVRALDACAIERFGIPGATLMERAGTALWQLIERDWPRAERIAVLAGPGNNGGDGYVVARLALQAGRRARVIALGDHARLSGAAATAAAAYAEAGGSVLAWPEWPEDSELIIDALLGTGLARVVTGDMAAAIARVNASRAPVLAVDIPSGLCADTGCILGDAIRATATLSFIGLKQGLFTGDALDCTGRILFDALDVPAAVYASQVAAARRTDWPKEAARISPRPRTAHKGRCGHVLVVGGAPGMSGAARLAGEAALRTGAGLVTVATHPEHAALLNLTRPELMVAAVRSPDQLVPLLERVNVVALGPGLGRDQWGRALFEQLMRDEVIAQRALVLDADALNLLAERPLQREHWILTPHPGEAARLLGCTTGDIAQDRFAAVNALQQRYGGVAVLKGAGTLVSGPGQSAPALCSAGNPGMASGGMGDALTGIIGGLLAQVLAQKPITNSIEHPIHERDLEQAATAGVCLHAAAADWAARDGERGLLASDLIQALRAQWRFVEARGQ, encoded by the coding sequence ATGACTCGCCTGATGCCGAAGAAGGATCGCCTCCCTTATGCCCTCTACCGCGCCGAACAGGTGCGCGCGCTCGATGCCTGCGCCATCGAGCGTTTCGGCATTCCTGGCGCAACTCTGATGGAACGCGCTGGTACTGCGCTGTGGCAGCTGATCGAGCGCGACTGGCCGCGAGCTGAGCGCATCGCCGTGCTGGCCGGCCCCGGCAACAATGGTGGCGACGGCTATGTGGTGGCGCGATTGGCGCTGCAGGCCGGCCGTCGTGCGCGCGTGATTGCTCTCGGTGATCATGCACGCCTAAGCGGCGCGGCGGCAACAGCCGCTGCCGCCTATGCCGAGGCAGGCGGCTCGGTGCTGGCCTGGCCCGAGTGGCCCGAGGACAGCGAGCTGATCATCGATGCCCTGCTGGGCACCGGCCTGGCCCGGGTAGTCACAGGCGACATGGCCGCGGCCATCGCACGCGTCAACGCGAGCCGTGCTCCGGTGCTGGCGGTGGATATTCCCTCCGGGCTGTGCGCCGATACTGGCTGTATTTTGGGCGATGCAATTCGCGCAACGGCTACCTTGAGCTTCATCGGCCTGAAGCAGGGGCTGTTCACCGGCGATGCGCTGGATTGCACGGGTCGGATACTTTTCGATGCGCTGGATGTTCCCGCTGCCGTCTATGCGAGTCAAGTCGCCGCGGCGCGGCGCACGGACTGGCCGAAGGAAGCCGCGCGGATTTCGCCTCGGCCGCGCACTGCGCACAAGGGCCGTTGCGGTCATGTGCTGGTCGTCGGCGGCGCGCCGGGCATGAGTGGTGCTGCGCGCCTAGCCGGCGAGGCGGCGCTGCGCACCGGTGCTGGACTGGTGACGGTCGCCACCCACCCGGAGCACGCCGCGCTGCTCAATCTGACCCGCCCGGAACTGATGGTCGCCGCGGTGCGCTCGCCCGATCAACTCGTGCCCCTGCTCGAGCGGGTGAATGTGGTCGCACTTGGGCCAGGTCTTGGGCGCGATCAATGGGGCAGGGCACTGTTTGAGCAGTTGATGCGAGACGAGGTCATCGCGCAGCGCGCGCTGGTGCTGGACGCGGACGCGCTGAACCTGCTCGCCGAGCGGCCGCTGCAGCGCGAGCATTGGATACTGACGCCGCATCCAGGCGAGGCCGCGCGCCTGCTGGGTTGCACGACGGGGGATATCGCGCAAGACCGCTTCGCCGCCGTGAATGCGCTCCAGCAGCGTTACGGTGGCGTGGCGGTGCTGAAAGGCGCGGGGACGCTGGTCTCCGGGCCAGGGCAGTCAGCGCCGGCACTGTGCAGCGCGGGCAATCCCGGTATGGCCAGTGGTGGCATGGGGGATGCCCTGACCGGCATCATCGGCGGCTTGCTCGCGCAGGTACTGGCTCAGAAGCCGATCACCAATTCGATCGAGCATCCGATCCATGAGCGTGATCTTGAACAAGCCGCCACCGCCGGCGTCTGTCTGCATGCCGCCGCAGCCGACTGGGCGGCAAGGGACGGCGAACGCGGTCTGCTGGCCTCTGACCTGATTCAAGCTCTGCGCGCGCAATGGCGTTTCGTGGAGGCGAGGGGGCAATGA
- the hflK gene encoding FtsH protease activity modulator HflK yields MAWNEPGGGGKDPWGPQQGNQGGPPDLDEIVRNLQDKIKGLLGGDAGGSGGGGSGGPVGQLGKWAIGIVIGVILVLWLATGIYIVDPAERGVVLRFGVYERTTQPGPHWHWPWPVEQVEIVNVDEISSFSHKALMLTQDENIVDVELTVQSRIEDASNYLFQDQNPEKTLRDATETVVRKTIGGSKLDFILTEGRSAVAATIRERVQALIKEYKTGLLVTSVNMQPAKPPEQVKEAFDDAIKAREDKERSENQAEAYSNQILPQARGEAARVIADAKAYRDQVIAEAEGESSRFLAVLTEYRKAPEVMRERLYLAAMEDVIGDSQKVLIDVPDSNSLMYLPLDQLMKNTGAGGGKASTGGLSSASSSDTSSSTAQRPMRNVNRERRTR; encoded by the coding sequence ATGGCCTGGAACGAGCCTGGAGGCGGAGGCAAAGACCCTTGGGGTCCCCAGCAGGGGAACCAGGGCGGGCCGCCCGATCTCGATGAGATCGTGCGCAACTTGCAGGATAAGATCAAGGGGCTGCTCGGCGGTGATGCCGGCGGTTCCGGTGGGGGAGGCTCGGGCGGTCCGGTCGGACAACTGGGCAAATGGGCCATCGGTATCGTGATCGGTGTGATCCTGGTGCTCTGGCTCGCCACTGGCATCTACATTGTCGATCCGGCCGAGCGCGGTGTGGTGCTGCGCTTTGGTGTCTATGAAAGAACCACCCAGCCTGGCCCGCACTGGCACTGGCCCTGGCCGGTTGAGCAGGTCGAGATTGTCAATGTTGACGAGATTTCCTCCTTTAGCCATAAAGCCTTGATGCTGACTCAGGACGAAAACATCGTCGATGTCGAGCTGACCGTGCAGTCGCGCATCGAAGATGCGTCCAATTACCTGTTCCAGGATCAGAATCCCGAGAAAACCCTGCGCGATGCGACCGAAACCGTGGTGCGCAAGACCATCGGTGGCAGCAAGCTCGACTTCATCCTGACCGAGGGCCGTAGCGCCGTGGCGGCGACCATCCGCGAGCGCGTCCAGGCCCTGATCAAAGAGTACAAGACCGGGCTCCTGGTCACCTCTGTCAACATGCAGCCAGCCAAGCCGCCGGAGCAGGTCAAAGAGGCTTTCGATGACGCCATCAAGGCGCGCGAGGACAAGGAACGCTCCGAGAACCAGGCCGAGGCTTACTCCAATCAGATTCTGCCGCAGGCGCGCGGTGAAGCGGCCCGGGTGATTGCCGATGCCAAGGCTTATCGCGATCAAGTCATTGCTGAGGCCGAGGGTGAGAGTTCGCGCTTCCTCGCGGTGCTGACGGAGTATCGCAAGGCACCTGAGGTGATGCGTGAGCGTCTGTATCTGGCTGCAATGGAGGATGTCATCGGCGACAGCCAGAAGGTGCTGATTGATGTTCCCGACAGCAATAGCCTGATGTATCTGCCGCTGGATCAACTGATGAAAAACACGGGCGCAGGTGGCGGCAAGGCCTCAACCGGCGGCTTGTCGAGCGCCTCGAGTAGCGACACGAGCAGCTCGACGGCCCAACGGCCGATGCGCAATGTGAATCGCGAACGGAGGACCCGCTGA
- the mutL gene encoding DNA mismatch repair endonuclease MutL — translation MTRIRPLPPQLINQIAAGEAIERPASIVKELVENSLDSGARQIEVKLERGGAKRILVRDDGCGMSAEELPLAVSRHATSKIASLADLESVATLGFRGEALPSMASVARLRIVSRPSDAEHGFAITADGSDQIPAVEPAPHAPGTSIEVQDLFFNTPARRKFLRTEKTELGHIEQLIRRLALAHAEVGFRLEHNGRSVLDLRAKDGANVGVPREQGDGESGDSHSVSHPKMHADDAGPGSGKGFAQGAIGDTHQQRLEQTLGRDFVSASLLVDEQAIGLRLFGWVAQPAFSRSQADRQFFYVNGRMIRDKLVTHAVRQAYQDVLHHSRHPAYVLFLELDPRQVDVNVHPAKQEVRFREARQVHDFIFRALHRRLAGGTLVGGSMAEGATPDGLAQPAVSQGENRAGDQRFSGEHSSGAALASSPSDPAGTSPHAASDAATALNGQAASMSTTGGPSGGAQRSLPLRESSGAYAANFAWQQPWSAAEQALAGVGTSGGPEGELAGGGADAPNSAFGSGSLANGKGEDDAGEVPPLGFALGQLNGIYVLAQARDGLVIVDMHAAHERVCYERLKTAWQADRQVRRQPLLVPVSVRLSRAEVDLLEAHDADLQALGLTVSRLGEEQIAVREIPAMLQGADVEQLLRDVLSDLAEHGQSARLQQQANALLATMACHGSVRANRRLTLPEMNALLRSMEATERADQCNHGRPTWVKLSQQELDRLFLRGR, via the coding sequence ATGACACGGATCAGGCCGCTGCCACCTCAGTTGATTAACCAGATCGCCGCCGGCGAGGCGATTGAGCGCCCGGCATCTATCGTCAAGGAACTGGTGGAGAACAGTCTGGATTCCGGCGCGCGCCAGATTGAGGTGAAGCTGGAGCGCGGCGGCGCCAAGCGCATCCTGGTGCGCGATGACGGCTGTGGCATGTCGGCGGAGGAACTGCCGCTGGCGGTATCGCGCCATGCCACCAGCAAGATTGCCTCGCTGGCCGATCTGGAATCAGTCGCGACCCTGGGGTTTCGCGGTGAGGCGCTGCCCAGCATGGCCTCGGTGGCGCGGCTGCGGATTGTCTCGCGGCCGTCGGATGCGGAGCACGGATTCGCGATCACTGCTGATGGCAGCGACCAGATTCCCGCGGTGGAACCGGCGCCGCACGCACCTGGCACCAGTATCGAAGTGCAGGATCTGTTTTTCAACACCCCGGCGCGGCGCAAGTTCCTGCGCACCGAGAAGACCGAACTGGGCCATATCGAGCAGCTCATCCGGCGCTTAGCGCTGGCGCATGCGGAAGTCGGCTTTCGGCTTGAGCACAATGGGCGCTCGGTATTGGATTTGCGCGCCAAGGATGGGGCCAATGTCGGTGTGCCGCGCGAACAGGGTGACGGTGAGTCGGGCGATTCCCATTCCGTGTCGCACCCCAAGATGCACGCAGATGATGCCGGCCCTGGTTCTGGCAAGGGCTTTGCGCAAGGGGCCATCGGCGACACTCACCAGCAGCGACTCGAACAAACCCTGGGTAGGGACTTTGTTTCCGCCTCTTTGCTGGTGGATGAGCAGGCCATCGGGCTGCGCCTGTTCGGCTGGGTGGCGCAGCCGGCCTTCAGTCGCTCGCAGGCGGACCGGCAGTTCTTCTATGTCAATGGCCGGATGATTCGCGACAAGCTGGTGACCCATGCGGTGCGCCAGGCCTATCAGGATGTGCTGCATCACAGTCGTCATCCGGCTTATGTGCTCTTTCTTGAGCTTGATCCGCGCCAGGTTGATGTCAATGTCCACCCCGCCAAGCAGGAGGTGCGCTTTCGTGAGGCGCGGCAGGTGCATGATTTTATTTTTCGCGCCCTGCATCGCCGGCTCGCGGGGGGCACCCTCGTGGGCGGCTCCATGGCGGAAGGTGCGACACCGGACGGGCTCGCACAGCCCGCAGTGAGCCAGGGGGAGAATCGGGCAGGGGATCAGCGCTTCTCGGGAGAGCACTCGAGTGGTGCGGCTTTGGCATCGTCACCCAGTGACCCTGCTGGGACATCGCCCCATGCTGCATCTGACGCAGCAACGGCCCTTAACGGGCAAGCTGCGTCCATGTCGACGACCGGCGGTCCGAGCGGTGGCGCACAGCGGTCGCTGCCCTTGCGGGAATCGAGCGGTGCTTATGCCGCCAATTTCGCCTGGCAGCAGCCCTGGTCCGCGGCGGAGCAGGCGTTGGCTGGAGTCGGCACGTCGGGCGGGCCGGAGGGAGAGTTGGCAGGAGGCGGGGCTGATGCCCCAAATTCGGCGTTCGGCAGCGGCAGTCTCGCCAACGGCAAAGGTGAAGATGACGCAGGTGAGGTGCCGCCCTTGGGCTTCGCGCTGGGGCAGCTCAACGGAATCTATGTGCTGGCGCAGGCACGCGATGGCCTGGTGATCGTGGACATGCACGCCGCCCATGAGCGGGTGTGCTACGAGCGTCTGAAAACCGCCTGGCAGGCGGACCGTCAGGTGCGTCGCCAGCCGTTGCTGGTGCCGGTTAGCGTGCGGCTGAGTCGCGCCGAGGTGGATCTGCTCGAAGCGCATGATGCCGACTTGCAGGCGCTGGGCCTCACGGTCAGCCGCCTGGGCGAGGAACAGATCGCGGTGCGGGAGATTCCGGCCATGCTGCAAGGGGCGGATGTCGAGCAGCTGCTGCGGGATGTTCTGTCCGATCTCGCCGAGCATGGCCAGAGCGCGCGTTTGCAGCAGCAGGCCAATGCCTTGCTGGCGACCATGGCCTGTCATGGCTCGGTGCGCGCCAATCGCCGGCTGACTCTGCCGGAGATGAATGCTCTGTTGCGATCCATGGAAGCAACCGAGCGGGCAGATCAATGCAATCACGGGCGCCCGACCTGGGTAAAGCTCTCCCAGCAAGAGCTCGACCGTCTGTTTCTGCGCGGGCGATGA
- the hflX gene encoding ribosome rescue GTPase HflX — protein MFERPDAGERALLVQLAIGSKLDADAANEFRLLVEAAGASEVGYATGTREAPDPRFFIGQGKAAELAEQVAASGAELVIFDHTLSPAQERNLERRLSCRVVDRNGLILDIFARRARSFEGKLQVELAQLRHLSTRLVRGWTHLERQKGGIGLRGPGETQLETDRRLLGKRIVALNKRLERIEVQRAQGRQARDRAEIATVSLVGYTNAGKSTLFNRLTEAGVFQADQLFATLDPTLRRLELPNAPAVVLADTVGFVSHLPHELVAAFRATLQETRSAALLLHVIDAATPERDRREQDVEQVLAEIGAEDIPRLRVMNKIDQLEADGHHGHAPRVDRDAAGQVTTVWLSAQTGAGMELLIDALAERFRGQVESCRLELGPGEGALRAWLYRHGRILDEEATPDGGSTMAVMIDPERLQRELKRRGRPNNGLAADACAADGRTADGRASGAETPADAAC, from the coding sequence ATGTTTGAGCGCCCTGATGCGGGCGAGCGTGCCCTTTTGGTGCAGCTGGCCATCGGCAGCAAGCTGGATGCCGATGCCGCGAATGAATTCCGCCTGCTGGTCGAGGCCGCGGGCGCTAGCGAGGTCGGCTATGCCACCGGAACGCGCGAGGCACCCGATCCGCGGTTCTTTATCGGGCAGGGCAAAGCCGCCGAGTTGGCCGAGCAGGTGGCTGCATCTGGTGCCGAGCTGGTCATTTTTGACCATACGCTGAGCCCGGCGCAGGAGCGCAATCTGGAGCGCCGCCTGTCGTGTCGGGTGGTTGATCGCAATGGGCTGATTCTGGATATTTTTGCCCGCCGCGCGCGCTCTTTCGAGGGCAAGCTGCAGGTGGAGCTGGCGCAGCTGCGGCACCTGTCGACGCGCCTGGTACGCGGCTGGACCCATCTGGAACGCCAAAAAGGTGGCATCGGCCTGCGCGGGCCGGGCGAGACCCAGCTCGAGACCGACCGGCGGCTGCTCGGCAAGCGGATTGTTGCCTTGAACAAACGCCTCGAGCGCATCGAGGTCCAGCGCGCCCAAGGGCGTCAGGCGCGCGACCGCGCCGAGATCGCAACCGTGTCTCTGGTGGGCTATACCAACGCTGGCAAGTCGACCCTGTTCAACCGGTTGACCGAGGCCGGTGTGTTTCAGGCCGACCAACTCTTTGCGACCCTGGACCCGACGCTGCGCCGGCTGGAACTGCCCAATGCACCGGCGGTGGTGCTGGCGGACACCGTCGGCTTTGTCTCCCATCTGCCGCATGAGCTGGTCGCGGCCTTCCGCGCTACCCTGCAGGAGACCCGCTCGGCGGCGTTGCTCTTGCACGTGATCGACGCCGCGACGCCCGAGCGCGACCGCCGCGAGCAGGATGTCGAGCAGGTGCTGGCCGAAATCGGCGCTGAGGACATCCCGCGTCTGCGGGTGATGAACAAGATCGACCAGCTCGAAGCGGACGGGCACCATGGCCATGCCCCGCGGGTGGACCGGGATGCAGCGGGACAGGTCACGACGGTGTGGCTGTCGGCGCAGACAGGCGCCGGCATGGAATTGCTGATTGATGCCCTGGCCGAGCGTTTTCGCGGTCAGGTGGAGAGCTGTCGGCTCGAGCTCGGCCCGGGCGAAGGCGCCCTGCGCGCCTGGCTCTACCGGCATGGCCGGATCTTGGATGAAGAAGCCACGCCTGACGGCGGCTCGACCATGGCGGTTATGATCGACCCCGAACGACTGCAGCGGGAGCTAAAGCGCCGCGGTCGCCCCAATAATGGGCTCGCAGCTGACGCGTGCGCTGCTGATGGGCGCACAGCTGATGGGCGCGCATCAGGCGCCGAGACACCGGCCGACGCCGCCTGCTGA
- a CDS encoding N-acetylmuramoyl-L-alanine amidase, giving the protein MKYRLVITVLLISLLSLSSSASPRVELLGARLSSQDEMTRLVLDTSGPVVEHNIFTLDSPDRLVLDLAGIGLAGSLRQPTASNPLLARIRSGERPGESLRIVLDLKRKVRVKSFCLQPDGRHGYRLVVDLTPKSELEARQDALAAASRDLSDHPSVKQRSVKLKARDVVIAIDAGHGGKDPGAIGAHGTREKDVTLSIARNLARLVDKEPGMRAAMIRDSDRFVILGERIRIARKHRADLFVSIHADAFRDRSVRGSSVFTLSERGATSEAAKWLAKKENEVDLLAGIDLGKSNQEVAGVLMNMTQNMTMEHSLLAAKPVLEQLGHLGKMHQSRIQSAGFAVLKAPDIPSMLVETAFISNPEEEKRLRTPGFQQKVAEAILSGIKHYFNSHPPPQTLFAMKNGGRSNVVRHIIEPGDTLLDIARDYQVSLPSLRSLNQLNGDHIRVGQVLQIPEG; this is encoded by the coding sequence ATGAAATATCGCCTTGTCATTACTGTCCTGCTGATCAGTCTTCTGTCACTGAGCTCAAGCGCCAGCCCTCGGGTGGAGCTTCTGGGCGCGCGCCTGTCAAGTCAGGATGAGATGACGCGCTTGGTGCTGGATACCTCCGGGCCTGTGGTTGAGCACAATATCTTCACGCTCGACTCACCCGACCGGCTGGTTCTCGACCTAGCTGGAATCGGTCTTGCCGGCTCCTTGCGTCAGCCCACCGCGAGCAACCCTCTGCTGGCTCGCATTCGCAGCGGGGAGCGTCCCGGAGAAAGCCTCAGAATTGTGCTCGATCTCAAGCGCAAGGTGCGGGTTAAAAGCTTCTGCCTGCAGCCTGACGGGCGCCATGGCTATCGCCTGGTGGTCGATCTCACGCCCAAGTCGGAACTCGAGGCCCGTCAGGATGCGTTGGCAGCCGCTTCCCGCGATCTCAGCGACCATCCGTCGGTCAAACAGCGTTCGGTTAAGCTCAAGGCGCGCGATGTCGTCATCGCCATCGATGCCGGCCACGGCGGCAAGGATCCCGGAGCCATCGGTGCGCACGGCACGCGTGAGAAGGATGTGACCCTCTCGATCGCGCGCAATCTTGCGCGTCTGGTGGACAAGGAGCCTGGGATGCGCGCGGCCATGATTCGTGATAGCGATCGTTTCGTGATTCTGGGCGAGCGCATTCGCATTGCCCGCAAGCATCGCGCAGATTTGTTCGTGTCGATTCACGCCGATGCGTTTCGCGATCGCAGCGTGCGCGGCTCCTCCGTCTTTACCCTGTCCGAGCGCGGCGCTACCAGCGAGGCGGCCAAATGGCTGGCTAAAAAGGAAAATGAAGTGGACCTGCTGGCCGGGATCGATCTCGGCAAGAGCAACCAAGAAGTCGCTGGCGTGCTCATGAACATGACGCAGAACATGACGATGGAGCACAGTTTGCTAGCAGCAAAGCCGGTGCTTGAGCAGCTTGGGCACCTTGGGAAAATGCACCAGAGTCGTATTCAGTCCGCCGGCTTCGCGGTGCTGAAGGCACCAGACATCCCGTCCATGCTGGTCGAAACAGCCTTTATCTCCAACCCCGAAGAAGAAAAGCGCTTACGCACCCCAGGCTTTCAGCAGAAAGTTGCTGAAGCCATCCTCAGCGGGATCAAGCATTACTTCAATTCGCACCCGCCGCCGCAGACGCTGTTTGCGATGAAAAACGGTGGTCGTTCCAATGTTGTCCGCCACATCATCGAGCCGGGAGATACCCTGCTCGACATCGCCCGCGACTACCAGGTCAGCCTGCCCTCGCTGCGCTCGCTCAATCAGCTCAATGGCGATCACATCCGCGTCGGTCAGGTGCTGCAAATTCCAGAGGGTTGA
- the hfq gene encoding RNA chaperone Hfq, translating into MSKGHSLQDPFLNALRRERVPVSIFLVNGIKLQGQVESFDQFVVLLKNNVSQMIYKHAISTVVPTRNIKWSSEEDAESDESDVE; encoded by the coding sequence ATGTCGAAAGGACACAGTCTTCAGGATCCATTTTTGAACGCGCTGCGCAGAGAGCGCGTGCCGGTCTCGATTTTTCTGGTCAATGGCATCAAATTGCAGGGACAGGTCGAGTCTTTCGATCAGTTCGTCGTCTTGCTGAAGAACAACGTCAGCCAGATGATCTACAAGCATGCCATCTCCACCGTGGTGCCGACGCGTAACATCAAATGGTCTTCAGAAGAGGATGCCGAGTCCGACGAGTCCGACGTCGAATGA
- the miaA gene encoding tRNA (adenosine(37)-N6)-dimethylallyltransferase MiaA — translation MSLGESPADRDSLPPAIFLMGPTASGKTSLSLDLVERLPCEIISVDSALVYRGMDIGTAKPEPEIRARVPHRLIDICDPSEVYSAARFRADALQAMAEITCAGRVPLLVGGTMLYFRALTRGLAPLPQADPELRRDLSRQLERLGSARLHRWLAVLDAPSAARIHPNDPQRIQRALEVYLTTGRALSEHWAQAAAQELPYLVVKLVRAPAQAGGQARGQEEGQQKGQEKRQSSTPATERQVLRERIAERFDAILAAGFVAEVERLRARGDLHPGLPAMRSVGYRQMWHHLDGDYDFARMRELAITATRQLAKRQLTWLRAESDCLWLPEGPGLLDRALDTLAAAGIG, via the coding sequence ATGAGCCTTGGGGAGAGTCCTGCGGATCGGGACAGCCTGCCACCGGCGATTTTCCTGATGGGCCCCACGGCCTCTGGCAAAACCTCCCTGTCCCTGGATTTGGTCGAGCGCCTGCCGTGCGAGATCATCAGCGTCGACTCGGCGCTGGTCTATCGGGGCATGGATATCGGCACAGCCAAGCCTGAGCCTGAGATTCGCGCGCGGGTGCCGCACCGGCTGATCGACATCTGCGATCCAAGCGAGGTCTACTCTGCCGCGCGCTTCCGCGCTGATGCCTTGCAGGCGATGGCGGAGATCACGTGCGCGGGCCGGGTGCCACTGCTGGTAGGTGGCACCATGCTCTATTTTCGCGCGCTGACGCGCGGGCTGGCGCCACTGCCGCAGGCCGACCCCGAGCTGCGCCGGGATTTATCCCGCCAGCTCGAGCGCTTGGGCTCGGCACGGCTGCATCGCTGGCTGGCGGTGCTCGACGCCCCCAGTGCGGCGCGCATTCACCCGAATGACCCGCAACGCATCCAGCGCGCGCTTGAGGTCTATCTGACCACCGGGCGCGCGCTCAGTGAACATTGGGCGCAGGCTGCGGCTCAAGAGTTGCCTTATCTCGTCGTGAAACTTGTCAGGGCGCCCGCGCAGGCAGGCGGCCAGGCAAGAGGCCAGGAAGAAGGCCAGCAAAAAGGCCAGGAAAAAAGGCAGTCGAGCACGCCCGCAACGGAGCGTCAGGTGTTGCGCGAGCGCATTGCCGAGCGCTTCGATGCCATACTGGCGGCAGGTTTTGTTGCCGAGGTGGAGCGCCTGCGGGCGCGCGGTGATCTGCATCCCGGTTTGCCCGCGATGCGTTCGGTGGGGTATCGACAGATGTGGCACCATCTCGACGGGGATTACGATTTCGCCCGCATGCGCGAGCTGGCAATTACTGCGACGCGGCAGCTGGCCAAGCGGCAGCTGACCTGGCTGCGCGCGGAAAGCGACTGTCTGTGGCTGCCCGAGGGGCCGGGGCTGCTCGATCGGGCGCTGGACACCTTGGCCGCGGCGGGAATCGGCTAG